In Zingiber officinale cultivar Zhangliang chromosome 1A, Zo_v1.1, whole genome shotgun sequence, the DNA window TTCTAATAAATCTTTTACATCCCTGCCATCTTTGTTGCTCCGTGCAGCACCTAACTCAACTCCAGACACTCTTTCAGCAAACTTTAGAGTACTAATAGTCTCGGAATATGATTCATTATCTGGATTTATTTGAACAAACATAAGCGTCTTTGCCTGTCCACCTGCAGTGTAAGCGTACAAACATTGAGTGAGTACAAACATATGCATAGCCACAACAGGTCTTCAacgaaataaaaaaattgataccTAAAGAACTTTGTAGAACTTGGGTTAGTTTGCAATTTCTGTATGGAACATGTGTATTTTTTTGTGCTAAAGCAAATATAACATCACCAAGAGCAGACAAAGATTTGTTTATATGTTGTGCTTCCTTAAGTCTGTCTCCTGTTGCTTCAGAGCGTTCAACTCTTTCACTGCCTGCAAGGTCTATCAAATGAAGACAACCCCTTGATGTAGATCCAGTCTTCAAATCCACACCCCGAACATGGACAGTGAGAATACTGCAATAATTTAAGGGGGAAAAAAATCAGCTAACGAAACTAGCCTTAGCTTATATGCATCAACTGCAAGGAATAAGAAGACCTGTGAGATCTGCTACTTCGTTCATTGAGAGCAGTTGAACCCACAGCTCGGTTTGTTTGCCCAATATGCATTAATTGCAGAACATCTGAGGTCGAATTGACAGAATGCATGCTAGCATCAGGAACGGCAAGCCCGTTTGGTTGAGTAGTACTCCAAATACCTAGTGTTTGGTAGGTCAAGGTAAATAAAATTCAACaaattttccaaatatttttcataacCACAGATCAAGAGGTACAATTACATAGGCATATAAGGAGTAGAATATCAGCTACAGAATGTGAATAAATGAATTATCTACACTCATAAAAAAAACATGTCTGCTATAAAAATTTGAACTGAGGCATGCTCAAAGGATATCTCTTTTGGGGACCATCATCTGAAAGAAGATCACGCACTTGTTCATTGTAAATTTCAACCATTTGAACACCAATTTCATATAAATAACTGTTTCTCCTCCTTTCAGAAATCTCAAAAAGGTCATTCAGAGCTCGGTAATTCACTCCCCAATCCTCAACTGATGCTGAATTAGGTCCACTCTTGGAACAAGAAAGATTTCAAGTTTCAGAAAACATgtaaaaaatgaaattataatCTAGAAGTAGAAACTAATTTAACTTCATTAACAAGAAAGAATAAAACCATACCATTGTGTACGTCTTCCCAGATCCAGTCTGACCATATGCAAAAATGCATACATTATAGCCATCAAGAACAGATCTTATCAATGGTTGAATATCCGAAAATATTTCAGCTGTTATTGAGGAAGCATGATCAATGCATTGAAAGAAGTAATATGAACGGAAACTACGAAGCTAAACCAAATATCACTGTGAATAGACTCAAAATTATTAAATGAGACAATAGATCAACAAAAACACAACCTTGAGAAGCAGCAGGACCAAAGACTTTGTTGAACTTGAACATCCTATGTCCATCTTTTCCATGTTTGAAAGGATTTCCAATAAGGAGCTCACCGTTCTCACCAAAGTAATCTATTGTCGTTGACTTCATATTTTGACCAGGGAGGAATGGTCTTATGCGGCAATATACCCTTATATTTCCTACAAAATGCAAAAGTTAATTTGAAATCCATAACAGACCGCAAGCTACCTTGTCCCATAATTAGCCATATTATAGCTAAAGAACTACCTTTCAATTCCTGGACCTCATTATACAATCTCTGGTTTTCTGCAAGAACATTATGATAATTATCAGCAGCATCTGCTAGCCCTTTCAGCCTCAAGCctgaaaaatagaaacaacatgcTAGTATTGAAAGGCACCATCAAAAATAAAAAGCAGTTAATGATGAAAACTGAGATACTCGGTACCCAAATTAGTCATTTCTTCCTGATAATTCACTTGAGAATAAATGATGTCCTCCTTGACTGAGTTAGATGATTCCTTCAAGTCCTGAGATACTGAAATTTTTAGCCTAACAAGGAAAGACATATCAATGGGGAGGGAAAatagaagattaaaaaaaatcaaacctgCATTGCCTGCAGCTGAGCATGTATGAAATTTTTAACTTTGTTTTCCTTATCTAGCCACTTTTTAAATTTAGCTTTTGAAGCTTCCTCAAGTTCTTTTATTTTGTTCTTAGAATCTTCCAAAAGAAATTCAACTTCCTTTGTCTTCTCATCTAAGTGGGctttgttttcctttgctttatcCTCCAATTCTTGGATGCAATGTGAATACATTTTGTGTGTGGTCTCCGATTCCCTCTTAAGCTCTGCAATTACATTTTTCATATCTTCTTTTTCGTTGGACAACCTAATTATATCTTGTTCACAAATGCTTTTCCTTTCTTCAATCTTAAATTTCTCAGCCTACAGAAAGATATGTTGATGTCAAAAATAATAATTGTTTTTATCTTTACTCATAAAAGCAACTAAAAAGAAACATCAAAAATAAAGTGCCATGTGATCTCATCATTTGTATCATTTTTTATGGTATAACAATACTGATCAGCTCCAAATTGCAATATGGTGTTTGTAATGCAAGATCCCCCATCAAACCATATTACAGTTATAGCAGGCAAAGAGTCATCTAAAGTAATGATTTTGCATTAACCCAATTAATTCAATCTTCTAATTGTAAACTCCGTAGTGCTAGTCCCCCAGAACACAGGTTCAAATAACTGTTAGACTCACATCTTTTTAAAGTGAACAGATATGAATTATACAGTGTATATTAAACAGACCATAACCAATTGCTGAGAGAAAATTTAGAAAAGCTTCACTGTTCTTTTAGATAATCACATTAAACCCTGTTTTGCACATGAATCATGATAGAACTTTGATATAGTAGAAATGCTTTGCGGTGTTAAGACTTCAAGTTGATTATTTAGAATAGAGAGGAGACAGAATAACCTCAAATGAACCATATGCGCAAATTATATTGCATCCAAAAAGAGATATGTCATGCAACACCTTCACAGTTAAAACTCACAAGAAACAATGTATCTAAGTGTTATGGTTAAGCATGATAATTCATTATTACGGAATTATTAATTTAATCATTTCCAAGTTGAAACCTCTTAATCAGCTCAGCCACTATAAGTAAAAGAGAATTTTACTAAATTATTCAGCTCAATTATgcattttttttccatttcaagGATGAAAATAGTGGCCACTTAAATAGCAGGTAATGGATAGTTACATTCCTACATATATTTATGTATTTGTGCAGGCCTGGTTACAAAATCATAGAATTCAAATATATGGAACTCATTCAGAATCCTCAGGATGCAAAAggaattagctataattcttttGCAACGTATACCTACTATCTCAACGACACTGGTATTTTACCTTCTGACAGAGCTACTAGTATTTGTTTGTGAATGGTGACATCCCACTAACACTGTGTATCCATCTCATCTCACCTTTTGTATCTAAGATTTCATATCTTAATgtgaaataattataaaatttcacaaatcttctcctttttgtctctttcatatTAAACTCTGGACAATCTCATTTTAAGAGTTGGAGAAAATTATTAGGATTTGATCCCACAATAGTCCCTCTCATCGtatttgttattcatcaatgTAGAAAAAACTTTAAACATTCAATTACATGGTTTATATAGGTCTGCTGTCGTCCACCTGCTGCGACCGCCATGCACCTCCCCCCTTTGGACACAGTCGACTCTACCATGATCACAAACTAATTGATGCCACCATGATCACGAATTACTCAATATGATCCCTAAGTCAGATTTAATCAGTTtagttgagaaaattaaaaaaattacattttcctctctctctctctctctctctctctctctctctctctctctatatatatatatatatatatatatatatatggttttgTTACCGTAAGGACCTTACCACGAACACTCTGTGCAAACCTCAAACATTTATtcgatttgaaattttttttgtgcttaatactataatccaacccctaaaccctaaaggcaaAATCTCGTTGGCATAACCGGgagctcaaaaaaaaaattttgtgcttaatactataacccaaccCCTAAACCGTAAAGGCAAAATCTCATTGGCATAACCGGGggctcaaaaaataaatttaaaaatgaaaactGTACAGGTGCGGATAGCGTCCGCAGGCCATGGTCTGCAGCATAAGTATTTcgtatatgtgtgtgtgtgtccaAGTTTACATTATTTATTTCCTTGTTTATTTGAGAGTAAAGTCCATAAAAGTGGTTGAGAATCTTATAGTTTATCATCTTTTAGTTTATAATGATTTTCCAATTCCTTTTTTCTGTGTGAAGTTTGTTATCCTCTTCACTTTATCAATTTTGTTCTAATCTAGTGTAATTTGGAAGTTCAATTCGATGTTGCATCAAATGAAGCAATAGCAAAGCCTAAGTTCAAAAATTACCCCATGAAATTGCATCTTTAATGCAACTTAAATTCGGATACTAAAGCTCATATCTATGCACTACAAACACCTAAGTTAAAGAGGCCACACaggtaaaaaaaaaagtaaaattagaCTATGTTACCTAGCAAAGGATAGAAAATGAAATTCTATATTGTTCTCATCGTGAAGCAACAATTATTCCTTTGAAAATATAATGATTGTATCCATTGTTAAGATATAAGAAATAACAATTTGGGAGCAAATTAAGGATGAAATTTTAATTCTTTGCGCATAAACAAAGGGCAAAATTAAATCACAGAAGATAAAGATTTCCATACAAATATTATGTGATTGGCAGAAACTACATACCTTTGTTAGTAGGAGTTGTTGCATGATTATCTGTAAGTTATGAAAAAGAACATGTCAAAAAAACAGATATTATGTAGTGATTGATAAGAACAGAACTGTTTATTGATACCTTGTTTTCTTCATGTGCCCCCTTTGTCAATTCCTCTAGTACCCTTATTCTTGATGAGTACTTCCCTTCTTGAGCTTTAAATAGATTATTTTGCTGCAGATATACAGTTATTAGACAACTATAAAACAGTTTATATGGGATGCCATGTGTTATCTTACACTTTTTATATGCTCCATTTGAGTTGCAATACGATGTTGAATCTCTTGCACAACTCTTCTTAATAGATGTGCTACACGCTGGGGATAGATAAGGAGATATACAATCATTAAATCACGAAAATCAAAATAGACTTGGTGAGATATGTGAAGAGTTTGTCAAGTAAACCAACAATTTGCTTTCCCCACAACATACTTGAGGTATCTCTCCATTCCTTCTCTCAATGCTTTCATCAAGAATCCCATTTATGATGATTAAAAGTGATTGAGCTGGGGCACTCTAATTTTTAGGATGATACAACCATAAGAACAAGAAATGGTTAAAATCAATAAAATAAGCATGCATCAAGATAAGTATATCTAAAAGCTTACATCTAAACTGTTTGACTTTAGCACCTCTATAATTTTAGCAGATGAAAGATCAGAAACATGCCCTTGTCCTAATTGGCAAGCTTCGGGAAAATTATGTCCAGCATAATGAAAGGCAAATGATGATTCTGCCAAGTTATTGGAAAAAAATACTTATATTAACTTCTATTCATTATCCattaaaaggaaagaagaaaACAATGATTCTTCAAGCATAATACATTCTGCACACAGTGATGAGCCAATGACCACAAAACAGTCAAaacaaaagggaaaaaaaataacattACAAGAAAAGGACAACATGTTTCAACTTAGAATTCACAATATCGAAATGTATAACAGGCAAGTTTTCCAATTGCTAAAAGGTAAATttaaagaaaatgccaaaactaaTGAAATTTGTGAACTGTTTGAGTTTCCAGATTTAGACTGAAAAAAAACTTATAGTaccaaattattattatatttttttttaagaaaaaaacatGTATTATCTACATCTGCCTTAAAGCACAAATAAAAGATCACCAAAACACAAATAAAAAGTCATCTCATTCAGTAAACTAGAAGAGGAATGGCAAACATCCATCAGCACTCTTCAATATATCTTATGATGTTTCATCCTAATTTTTGTTACACTATCCTGTGCACATCTGCAAGCATGAACTGTTGTATATAGGAGATAACCCAATAGCCAAGTAAATATTGCCTAGTGAAATTTGCATCATTATTTAACTAAAATCCACCTCGTGAATGAGATAAAATTTCTGATGGCAATAGTTTGGGACATGAACCAAATGAAAAACAAAAGCATCTTAAGAACAATATCATAAATTCAACAGATATCAATATTAAATGCTACAAGCATCAATAGATTACATGGTGAAAATAGATACATTATAGGGTCATATTTCTCTACCGATACATTTATAGTTggtattgttggggttgcaaggttgcaaacaaagtcccaagttgaaaatacatgggaaagatcatgggtttataaggggAAGATATCTCCAATGGTAATGAGGTCTTTCGGTAAAGCCCAAAAACAAATCATAAAAGCTTAGGCCATAGTGGACAATATCATAGTATttgtggaaatatctaaattcttttggcCCTAACAATTAACATCAGAGCCCGGATTGCCAGAAGTTCTAACCGcagactgtgcacaagagttatagTCTAATCAAGTCATGTGAATAGAATATTAATCTCAAACAAATGAAGTGGGGGCTCTTGTgtccggatcaagaggaccagacacccgATGGGAAATCCCGACGGACAGCTAGACAAAGAAGCCCTAGTTGCAGCTAACCAAGGAAGACCTAGTAAATCAGTTGGATTGAGGGACAAGAAAATCctaataggtcgggtggaccgaaggGCAGGAAGACTTAGTAGGTCAGTTGGATCAAGACGTAGGAAGACTTAATGGGTCGAGGATCGGGCGTCAAACAGATAGACTCTCCGCTTGAGAAGGGTCatgtggtccttcatttgaggggggggattgttggagttgcaaggttgtCAACAAattcccacattgaaaacacaagGGAAAAATCATGAGCTTATAAGGGGAAGATAGATacctccattggtatgagatttTTTAGATAAAGCCCCAAAATAAAAGACGTAAAgtgaaaaatatcatatcattgtggagatatctaaattccttcgatcataacaatttgtatcagagcccAAACTGCCAGAAGGTCTAACCGCCAACTGTGCACCAGAGCAATGGTCTAATTAAGtcatgtgagtagaatattgatCTCAAACAAAGGAAGTGAAGTCTCCCAGGATCAAGAGGATTAGACACTAGGTAGGAAATCCTGATGGACAACCAAGCAGAGAAGCCCtaattgcggctaggcaaggatgACATAATAAGTAAGTTGAACTGGGGGGCAAGAAAGTCCTAGCAAGTCTGGTGGACCGAACAGTAGGAAGACCTAGTAGATTGATTGGACCGAGagacaggaagacctggtgagtcgaGGATCGGATATCAAACGGATAGGCTTTTTGCTTGAGGAGCCttgtggtccttcatttgaaGGGAAAATTGTTGGGATTGCAAGATTACAAACAAAGTcctatattgaaaacacatgggaaatatcacaaccttataagggaaagatatcttcattggtatgagatCTTTTTGGGGTAAAGCTCAaaaacaaaaccatgagggtttaggcccaaagtggacaatatcataccattgtgaagatatctaaattcctttggTTATGACAGGTACTTGGCCCTAAAATTATACATGATATTTACATATACACACGTAACCTATAATAAAGATAAACGACATTTAAAATGGAAATACTTCATTATCATCCCACTTAAATGTATAACATAATAAACAACATttaaaaaagaaagaagaggaCTTCCTAATAACAGTGTCCTTAAGCAATAGGCTATAGAATAGTATTGACCAAATGTTAACATCTATGCAAATCCTTCTCCCTTTGACAAAGAAAGAACCCAATTTTCAGATGAAAGGAAGAACATAGGCATCATGCAGCCCATGAATCAATAGcatcttcaagagatgaataaGGGATTCAAATAAATCTGATAAAAAATTTATCAGCAAACCTTCTGGAAGGTTCCACCTCTTTCTTAGCTGGATCACAGGTTCATCATAGTTGGCAGCACAATCTTCCATAACTTTTGAATTCAAGTGATCTCTGAGGGACAAAAGACATTCAACAACTCCAGAGATAGATCCCTGAGACAGTTAAGATGATCAGTACCAACCAAGTGAgcagaaaaaaataaaacactCATAGGCTTAACTTAATGAAGAAATCTAATTTCGTCTATTGGAGTATGGATTCTATATGTGTTCTTGCAATTAGTTCATTTCCTGATTCACTTAAATTTAACAAAGTGGACCATCACCTGCTCCAGGTCTGCAACTCTAAAACTCGGCAATCCCATTTCCTCCATGACTGAAATGAACTTTTTGATGTTGATCAATTGCTTATCAGAAGAATTAGAAGAATCTC includes these proteins:
- the LOC122036122 gene encoding kinesin-like protein KIN-14C isoform X1; the protein is MGTLNVDADAAKKQSDVIRWLNSLFLDLNMPVESSKEELRAWLLDGTVLCGVLSRISPSFSVSPRDSSNSSDKQLINIKKFISVMEEMGLPSFRVADLEQGSISGVVECLLSLRDHLNSKVMEDCAANYDEPVIQLRKRWNLPEESSFAFHYAGHNFPEACQLGQGHVSDLSSAKIIEVLKSNSLDSAPAQSLLIIINGILDESIERRNGEIPQRVAHLLRRVVQEIQHRIATQMEHIKSQNNLFKAQEGKYSSRIRVLEELTKGAHEENKIIMQQLLLTKAEKFKIEERKSICEQDIIRLSNEKEDMKNVIAELKRESETTHKMYSHCIQELEDKAKENKAHLDEKTKEVEFLLEDSKNKIKELEEASKAKFKKWLDKENKVKNFIHAQLQAMQDLKESSNSVKEDIIYSQVNYQEEMTNLGLRLKGLADAADNYHNVLAENQRLYNEVQELKGNIRVYCRIRPFLPGQNMKSTTIDYFGENGELLIGNPFKHGKDGHRMFKFNKVFGPAASQAEIFSDIQPLIRSVLDGYNVCIFAYGQTGSGKTYTMSGPNSASVEDWGVNYRALNDLFEISERRRNSYLYEIGVQMVEIYNEQVRDLLSDDGPQKRLGIWSTTQPNGLAVPDASMHSVNSTSDVLQLMHIGQTNRAVGSTALNERSSRSHSILTVHVRGVDLKTGSTSRGCLHLIDLAGSERVERSEATGDRLKEAQHINKSLSALGDVIFALAQKNTHVPYRNCKLTQVLQSSLGGQAKTLMFVQINPDNESYSETISTLKFAERVSGVELGAARSNKDGRDVKDLLEQVAFLKDTILKKDEEIERLQMVVDHKTRSHVARDEKYSVLKHSASSTFIPSLGGTSTTDAHLRDSMTVFRDNVASHFEDHCHCTTNGGDKVQNLQSGADPLGFRDASLEDRLSDISDSARSVGRESDDSVSCSTDFALFPYSSKPEEMTTGRMPRVESRLYRTAGKTGQSVSNKAKLKEPSKSEGTRKATGNSSLVRSSMKATKPRQ
- the LOC122036122 gene encoding kinesin-like protein KIN-14C isoform X2; this encodes MGTLNVDADAAKKQSDVIRWLNSLFLDLNMPVESSKEELRAWLLDGTVLCGVLSRISPSFSVSPRDSSNSSDKQLINIKKFISVMEEMGLPSFRVADLEQGSISGVVECLLSLRDHLNSKVMEDCAANYDEPVIQLRKRWNLPEESSFAFHYAGHNFPEACQLGQGHVSDLSSAKIIESAPAQSLLIIINGILDESIERRNGEIPQRVAHLLRRVVQEIQHRIATQMEHIKSQNNLFKAQEGKYSSRIRVLEELTKGAHEENKIIMQQLLLTKAEKFKIEERKSICEQDIIRLSNEKEDMKNVIAELKRESETTHKMYSHCIQELEDKAKENKAHLDEKTKEVEFLLEDSKNKIKELEEASKAKFKKWLDKENKVKNFIHAQLQAMQDLKESSNSVKEDIIYSQVNYQEEMTNLGLRLKGLADAADNYHNVLAENQRLYNEVQELKGNIRVYCRIRPFLPGQNMKSTTIDYFGENGELLIGNPFKHGKDGHRMFKFNKVFGPAASQAEIFSDIQPLIRSVLDGYNVCIFAYGQTGSGKTYTMSGPNSASVEDWGVNYRALNDLFEISERRRNSYLYEIGVQMVEIYNEQVRDLLSDDGPQKRLGIWSTTQPNGLAVPDASMHSVNSTSDVLQLMHIGQTNRAVGSTALNERSSRSHSILTVHVRGVDLKTGSTSRGCLHLIDLAGSERVERSEATGDRLKEAQHINKSLSALGDVIFALAQKNTHVPYRNCKLTQVLQSSLGGQAKTLMFVQINPDNESYSETISTLKFAERVSGVELGAARSNKDGRDVKDLLEQVAFLKDTILKKDEEIERLQMVVDHKTRSHVARDEKYSVLKHSASSTFIPSLGGTSTTDAHLRDSMTVFRDNVASHFEDHCHCTTNGGDKVQNLQSGADPLGFRDASLEDRLSDISDSARSVGRESDDSVSCSTDFALFPYSSKPEEMTTGRMPRVESRLYRTAGKTGQSVSNKAKLKEPSKSEGTRKATGNSSLVRSSMKATKPRQ